The following are encoded together in the Arcticibacterium luteifluviistationis genome:
- a CDS encoding VCBS repeat-containing protein, with translation MKKHLSLKILSIAFGFLILVSCSNSDLDKAEEANGSLFTLLYPTKTNINFQNSLTEGLNTNILMYEYFYNGAGVAAGDFNGDDLDDLYFTANLTENKLYLNNGDFNFQDITKISGAGGRPGPWKTGVSVVDINADGKLDIYLCYSGTLPAHKRVNQLFVNQGNTEAGVPQFKDEAAKYGLDSPGFSNQAYFFDADLDGDLDVLLLNHNPKNLPILNEASTAEFMKTDDPEKGLRFYQNDNGYYTDKTTSSGINGSALSYGLGLGISDFNDDGWPDFYVSNDYSVPDYIYINQRNGKFKNEIDESIGHTSQFSMGNDVADINNDGQVDIFTLDMLPEDNRRQKLLLAPDNFNKFDLNVRSGFHYQYMRNMLQLNNGNGTFSEIGQLSGVSNTDWSWSALLADYDNDGWKDLFVSNGYFRDFTNLDFIKYMDDFVKEKGRLQRDDVLEIISHMPSSNVGNYIFKNQNGGGFQNKTKDWGLGEASNSNGATYADLDNDGDLDLVVNNINKAAFVFRNDSENNYLKIKLEGSDKNPLGIGAKLTFESGDEVMTLEQNLGRGYLSSVSPVLNLGLGKKQSIGKLTIKWPTGKVQILTDVKANQTLILNVQDAIDDSKSLRSNITLFEEVKSPIPYQHKKTKYRDFDRQPLLIHEQSFTGPCMLKGDLNKDGLEDVFIGGALGENAVVFLQNGGGGFKKNILPNPANGKKGEDIDVAFLDINSDGFLDILVAAGGYHQLKADDESLADRFYLNDGSGKFGLSNNVTFKNNSTSCLAVNDINGDGLDDVFVGGGVLPGRYPEHIKSHFLINNGKGGFKEIKEALFDDLGLVKTAKWVDLDADGSQELVLAGEWMSIKIFKNQKGKLTDVSELFLDRAYLGWWNTLEVKDLNGDGKPDLILGNEGLNTQFQATGKEPLELYSKDFDNNGIVDPLFCFYIQGKSYPYITRDELLSQLPKFRPEFTTYQSFSEVGLDKLFPASELKTADYFKADYMSTTLLLSQPDNKYKVAELPREAQYTPVFSINIEDFDKDGKEDILLLGNNTHSKLRLGKSDANYGLLLKGDGKGGFETVSQSASGLKIRGDVRSSTYLNEILYVGLNGEGLKSFTLKN, from the coding sequence ATGAAAAAACACCTTAGCCTTAAAATATTAAGTATTGCTTTTGGCTTTCTTATTCTCGTTTCGTGCTCTAATTCTGACTTGGATAAGGCAGAAGAAGCCAATGGGAGCCTATTTACACTACTATATCCAACAAAAACCAATATTAACTTTCAGAATTCGCTCACCGAAGGGCTGAATACGAATATTCTGATGTATGAATACTTCTATAATGGAGCCGGCGTAGCCGCAGGAGACTTTAATGGAGATGATTTAGATGACTTATATTTTACAGCCAATTTGACTGAGAATAAGTTATACCTCAATAATGGAGATTTTAACTTTCAAGATATTACCAAAATTTCAGGAGCAGGAGGAAGACCTGGCCCATGGAAAACAGGTGTAAGCGTAGTCGATATTAATGCCGATGGCAAATTAGACATCTATTTATGTTACTCGGGTACACTGCCTGCGCATAAACGAGTTAATCAGCTTTTTGTCAATCAAGGGAATACAGAAGCTGGAGTACCTCAGTTTAAAGATGAGGCTGCTAAATACGGTTTAGATAGCCCCGGGTTTAGTAATCAGGCCTACTTCTTTGATGCTGACTTAGATGGAGATTTAGATGTGCTTTTGCTAAATCACAACCCTAAGAATCTTCCAATATTGAACGAAGCAAGTACTGCCGAATTTATGAAAACCGACGACCCAGAGAAAGGTTTACGCTTTTATCAGAATGACAATGGTTATTATACAGACAAAACAACAAGTAGTGGTATAAACGGTTCAGCTTTAAGTTATGGCTTAGGTTTAGGTATATCTGATTTTAATGACGACGGTTGGCCTGACTTTTACGTTTCAAATGACTATTCGGTGCCTGATTACATTTATATCAATCAAAGAAACGGGAAATTTAAAAACGAGATAGATGAGAGTATTGGGCATACCAGTCAATTTTCGATGGGTAATGATGTAGCAGATATCAATAATGACGGTCAAGTCGACATTTTTACGCTAGACATGCTTCCAGAAGATAACAGGCGTCAAAAACTGCTTTTGGCTCCTGATAATTTCAATAAGTTTGACCTTAATGTAAGAAGTGGTTTCCATTATCAATACATGCGAAATATGCTTCAGTTGAATAATGGAAACGGGACATTCTCTGAAATAGGGCAGCTCTCTGGAGTTTCTAATACAGACTGGAGTTGGTCTGCTTTGCTAGCAGATTATGATAATGACGGTTGGAAAGACTTATTTGTGAGTAATGGTTATTTTAGAGATTTTACAAATTTGGACTTCATAAAGTACATGGACGATTTTGTGAAAGAAAAAGGCAGATTACAGCGTGATGATGTATTGGAGATTATTTCGCACATGCCATCTTCTAACGTTGGTAATTATATTTTCAAGAATCAAAATGGTGGAGGTTTTCAAAATAAAACCAAGGACTGGGGCTTAGGTGAGGCATCTAATAGCAATGGAGCTACCTATGCCGATTTGGATAATGATGGTGATTTAGACCTAGTGGTCAATAATATTAATAAAGCTGCTTTTGTTTTTAGAAATGACAGCGAGAATAATTATCTGAAGATAAAGCTTGAAGGTTCAGATAAGAACCCTCTTGGGATAGGTGCTAAACTTACTTTTGAGTCGGGTGATGAAGTGATGACTTTAGAACAAAATTTGGGAAGGGGGTATCTTTCTTCCGTTTCACCAGTGCTTAATTTGGGTTTAGGAAAAAAACAGTCAATTGGTAAATTGACTATTAAGTGGCCTACTGGTAAGGTTCAGATTTTGACTGATGTAAAAGCCAATCAAACATTAATTTTAAATGTTCAAGACGCTATTGATGATTCTAAGTCTTTAAGGTCGAATATTACTCTTTTTGAAGAGGTGAAATCTCCAATTCCATATCAACATAAGAAAACCAAGTATAGAGACTTTGACCGCCAGCCGCTTTTAATTCACGAGCAGTCTTTTACTGGCCCATGTATGCTTAAAGGAGATTTAAATAAAGATGGCCTGGAAGATGTTTTTATTGGTGGAGCTTTAGGAGAAAATGCGGTTGTTTTTCTTCAAAATGGAGGAGGTGGGTTCAAGAAGAATATTCTCCCTAATCCAGCGAATGGGAAAAAAGGAGAAGACATTGATGTTGCCTTTTTAGATATTAATAGCGATGGCTTTTTAGATATTTTGGTAGCCGCTGGAGGTTATCATCAATTAAAAGCCGACGATGAAAGCTTAGCTGATAGGTTTTACCTAAATGATGGAAGTGGCAAATTTGGACTAAGCAATAATGTGACCTTTAAGAATAATAGTACGTCATGCTTAGCCGTAAATGACATCAATGGAGATGGACTAGATGATGTATTTGTAGGCGGTGGCGTTTTACCAGGAAGATATCCAGAACACATAAAGAGCCACTTTTTAATTAACAATGGGAAAGGAGGGTTTAAGGAAATCAAGGAAGCTCTTTTTGATGATTTGGGTTTGGTGAAAACTGCAAAATGGGTAGATTTAGATGCTGATGGAAGTCAGGAGTTAGTTTTAGCAGGCGAATGGATGAGTATTAAAATATTCAAAAATCAGAAAGGTAAATTGACAGATGTCAGTGAGCTATTTTTAGATAGAGCATATTTGGGTTGGTGGAACACTTTAGAGGTAAAAGACCTTAATGGTGACGGTAAACCAGATTTGATTCTTGGTAATGAAGGCTTAAATACACAGTTTCAGGCTACTGGAAAAGAGCCTTTAGAGCTTTATTCAAAGGATTTTGACAATAACGGTATTGTAGATCCACTCTTTTGCTTTTATATTCAAGGCAAGAGTTATCCTTACATAACACGGGATGAGCTTTTAAGCCAGTTACCAAAATTTAGACCAGAATTTACAACGTATCAAAGCTTTTCAGAAGTTGGTTTGGATAAATTATTCCCAGCATCAGAGCTTAAAACAGCTGATTATTTTAAAGCAGATTACATGAGCACTACTTTACTTTTAAGTCAGCCTGATAATAAGTATAAAGTTGCTGAACTACCAAGAGAGGCCCAGTATACCCCTGTTTTTTCAATCAACATTGAAGACTTCGATAAAGATGGTAAAGAGGATATATTGCTATTGGGAAATAATACTCACAGTAAGTTACGCTTAGGAAAATCGGACGCCAATTATGGTTTGCTATTAAAAGGTGACGGAAAGGGTGGTTTTGAAACAGTGTCTCAGTCAGCCTCAGGCTTAAAAATAAGGGGTGATGTAAGAAGTAGCACTTACCTTAATGAAATATTATATGTAGGTTTAAATGGGGAGGGTTTGAAATCCTTCACTTTGAAGAATTGA
- a CDS encoding RagB/SusD family nutrient uptake outer membrane protein, which yields MKKTKYILLPFLVSLFAVTGCNDDFVNTQPLGEVSESSVWSDAALAEAAVTNIYRGIGNGGFDEQMLASLTDETMFTHPGRNITTVTESRSNSADPGWINNTYDWANMFTYIRAANVAIEQLSEPQLEDGALVDRLMGEAKFMRAYYYQQLLRYFGGFPIIDKSYGLSDDDFLVSRDSYEDCVNFIVKDLDDAATLLSGKNLASGRTTELAALALKSRVLLYAASDLHDIPTASAKSSVISGFSNKELLGYISGSQEARWQAAKAAAKAVLDKGTGAFLNNSEPVSAEQGKENYMNTSLSRNGGEDDLIFGRYFISAKREGGGRQGLFNGPNGYNNWAGNTPVSLLVDDYEMMDGSSFDWDNAEHAAKPYDNRDPRFYASVLYDGAQWKPRASANQPRDPLGQIQTGQYELPSGDTHFGLDTRNGPIEDWNGSYTGYYIRKFTEPADDFVDQNTWQEIPWPVLRYTEAVLNYAEACIELGEDAEAKNWINKVRFRAGLPALTESGDALMDRYRHERRIEMVFEEQRFHDTRRWMIAPETLGRQANGINIVGSLKPGATVDVYRYDTSIYNYSYEVINMDEGKENRQWADKMYFLPLNRTELNRNENLIQNPGFD from the coding sequence ATGAAAAAAACAAAATATATATTATTACCATTTCTGGTATCATTGTTTGCAGTAACCGGCTGTAATGATGATTTCGTAAATACACAGCCGTTAGGTGAGGTTTCAGAATCTTCCGTCTGGTCGGATGCAGCCTTGGCAGAGGCAGCCGTTACTAATATCTATAGGGGTATTGGAAACGGAGGCTTTGATGAGCAAATGTTGGCTTCGCTAACAGATGAAACCATGTTTACACACCCAGGTAGAAATATCACTACCGTTACGGAGTCAAGATCTAATTCGGCAGATCCGGGTTGGATTAATAATACTTACGATTGGGCTAACATGTTTACTTATATCAGAGCTGCCAATGTAGCGATAGAGCAATTAAGTGAGCCTCAACTTGAAGACGGTGCCTTAGTAGATCGTTTAATGGGTGAAGCTAAGTTTATGCGTGCTTATTACTACCAGCAATTGCTTCGTTATTTTGGAGGTTTTCCAATTATCGATAAAAGCTATGGCTTAAGTGATGACGACTTCTTAGTATCTAGAGATTCATATGAAGATTGTGTGAACTTTATAGTTAAAGATTTAGATGATGCAGCTACTTTATTAAGTGGAAAAAACCTTGCTTCTGGAAGGACTACGGAGTTAGCGGCATTGGCTTTGAAATCAAGAGTGTTGCTTTATGCAGCCAGTGATTTGCATGATATACCAACTGCCTCTGCAAAGTCTTCTGTGATTTCAGGTTTTTCTAATAAAGAATTATTGGGGTACATTTCTGGAAGCCAAGAAGCTAGATGGCAAGCGGCTAAAGCTGCTGCAAAAGCAGTATTGGATAAAGGTACTGGTGCTTTCTTGAATAATTCTGAGCCAGTTTCTGCTGAGCAAGGAAAAGAGAACTACATGAATACTTCTCTTTCTAGAAATGGTGGTGAAGACGACTTGATTTTCGGGAGATATTTCATCAGTGCTAAAAGAGAAGGTGGAGGAAGACAAGGTCTTTTTAATGGTCCTAACGGATACAACAACTGGGCTGGAAATACGCCAGTATCTTTATTAGTGGATGACTATGAGATGATGGACGGTTCTTCTTTTGATTGGGATAATGCAGAGCATGCTGCAAAGCCTTATGACAATAGAGATCCAAGATTCTATGCATCTGTTCTTTATGATGGTGCTCAGTGGAAGCCAAGAGCTTCTGCAAATCAGCCACGTGACCCATTAGGTCAAATTCAAACAGGACAGTATGAACTTCCAAGTGGAGATACTCATTTTGGTTTAGATACTAGAAATGGTCCTATTGAAGATTGGAATGGTAGCTATACTGGTTATTATATCAGAAAGTTTACCGAACCAGCTGATGATTTTGTAGATCAAAATACATGGCAGGAAATTCCTTGGCCTGTTTTGAGATATACAGAAGCTGTCTTAAACTATGCGGAAGCTTGTATTGAATTAGGTGAAGATGCGGAAGCTAAGAATTGGATTAACAAAGTCCGTTTTAGAGCAGGTTTACCTGCACTTACAGAGTCAGGCGATGCCTTAATGGACCGTTACAGACATGAAAGAAGAATTGAAATGGTGTTTGAAGAACAACGTTTTCATGATACTAGAAGATGGATGATTGCTCCAGAAACTTTAGGGAGACAAGCAAATGGTATCAATATAGTAGGTTCTTTGAAACCAGGTGCAACAGTTGATGTTTATAGATATGATACTTCTATTTATAATTACTCCTATGAAGTAATCAATATGGATGAAGGAAAAGAAAATAGACAATGGGCAGACAAAATGTATTTCTTGCCTCTAAATAGAACTGAATTAAATAGAAATGAAAACTTGATTCAAAACCCAGGTTTTGACTGA
- a CDS encoding SusC/RagA family TonB-linked outer membrane protein, which produces MHSCKSSTLKNLFSVLCLLLFVFQANAAQSISGKVTDENGEGLPGVSVIEKGTTKGTSTDLEGNFKFEASGPKSVIVFSFIGYKTQEIVAGSQSIINVSFEPDASQLDEVVVVGYGVQKKATVVGSVAAVKGEELMKSPAVNVSNSIAGRMAGVIAVNRSGEPGADGSQIRIRGSNTLGNNSALVVIDGIPDRAGGFERLNPNDIESISVLKDASAAIYGARAANGVILVTTKRGKTGKPELSYQFNQGFSQPTKVPDLANARQYAEMLNDLSVYELPTSQWQAANDAYKATGAYGDRTAPYSPEDMELYSNGSDPWGHPDTDWYGETLKKWSPQSKHNIQLIGGGDNVKYMTSLGYQKQDAYYKNSATGYEQYNLRINLDANINKYVDMQIGASLREEFRHYPTQSAAAIFRMSMRGKPNQPAFWPNGKPGPDIENGQNPVVVTTDLTGYDRDRRDYIQTNGSLNIKIPGVEGLKFTANAAIDKLIKNTKRWEIPWTLYERGSGFEADGVTPVLVPNQRGPAEPNLNLGNVNQLNILLGGIGTYEKQWGDHSATILAGVNRETIEGDDFNAYRRYFLSPAIDQLFAGGDAEKNNGSGNDTFERARLNYFGRVAYNYKEKYLAEFLWRNDGSYIFPEETRFGFFPGVLAGWVMSEESFIKNIPAITYLKLRGSWGQMGNDNIYYDDELQEYQFLSTYGFDSYIINGAETKTLYETRVPNPGITWEVANNSNIGIEGDLFKSSLFFEFDLFYNKRTNILWRKNASVPQSTGLSLPAENIGEVANKGFDINIGYRGNAGDVKYQVSVNGGYAKNKILFWDEAPGAPDWQKSTGKPINTFLVYQYDGVFKDQAEIDGNQLDYSALVNTLRPGDMKYQDYDGDGKITPDDRVRMDFNNIPLFQGGANLSVSYRAFDLSVLIQGAFGARQYISAGESGNIGNYFLDIYENRWSVDNPSSVDPRIANRSDQYYSNGNTYWFRKADYIRLKNFELGFTLPSTVSSKLGLSNLRVYANGLNLFDFMNKLKVLDPESDSSTGQYYPQARVLNTGISVTF; this is translated from the coding sequence ATGCATTCTTGTAAAAGTTCAACCCTCAAGAATTTATTCTCTGTTCTGTGCCTTCTATTGTTTGTGTTTCAGGCTAATGCGGCTCAAAGTATTAGTGGAAAAGTAACCGATGAAAACGGTGAAGGTTTGCCTGGTGTTTCTGTAATAGAAAAAGGAACAACTAAAGGAACCTCTACTGATTTGGAAGGGAATTTCAAATTTGAAGCTTCTGGTCCAAAATCGGTTATCGTCTTTTCTTTTATTGGGTACAAAACCCAAGAGATTGTGGCAGGTTCTCAATCAATTATTAATGTTTCGTTTGAACCTGATGCTTCGCAACTTGATGAGGTTGTGGTAGTAGGTTATGGTGTTCAAAAGAAAGCAACAGTAGTAGGTTCTGTAGCAGCTGTAAAAGGCGAGGAACTTATGAAGTCTCCTGCTGTTAACGTTTCTAACTCTATCGCAGGTAGAATGGCTGGTGTTATAGCTGTAAACCGAAGCGGTGAGCCAGGTGCTGATGGTTCTCAAATTAGAATTCGTGGTTCTAATACATTGGGTAATAATAGTGCTTTGGTAGTTATTGACGGTATTCCTGATAGAGCTGGTGGATTTGAACGTTTAAATCCGAATGACATCGAAAGTATTTCTGTACTTAAAGATGCATCTGCTGCTATTTATGGAGCAAGAGCTGCTAATGGGGTAATTCTAGTAACAACTAAAAGAGGTAAAACCGGAAAGCCGGAATTGTCTTATCAGTTTAATCAAGGTTTTTCTCAACCAACCAAAGTTCCAGATTTAGCAAACGCCAGACAATACGCAGAAATGCTGAATGACTTAAGTGTGTACGAGCTTCCTACGTCTCAATGGCAAGCAGCTAATGATGCTTATAAAGCAACTGGTGCTTATGGTGATCGTACTGCTCCTTATTCTCCTGAAGATATGGAGCTTTACTCTAATGGCTCAGATCCTTGGGGTCACCCTGATACAGATTGGTATGGAGAAACATTGAAAAAATGGTCTCCACAGTCTAAGCATAATATCCAGTTAATAGGTGGTGGAGATAATGTGAAATACATGACATCTTTAGGGTATCAGAAACAAGATGCTTACTACAAAAACTCGGCTACGGGTTATGAGCAGTATAATTTGAGAATTAACTTGGATGCCAACATTAATAAATATGTTGACATGCAAATAGGAGCCAGTCTTCGTGAAGAATTTAGACATTATCCTACGCAGTCTGCTGCTGCTATCTTTAGAATGTCTATGAGAGGTAAGCCAAATCAGCCAGCTTTTTGGCCTAATGGTAAGCCTGGTCCAGATATTGAAAATGGTCAAAATCCAGTAGTAGTAACTACAGATTTAACTGGTTATGACAGAGACAGAAGAGACTATATTCAGACCAACGGTTCTTTAAATATTAAAATACCAGGTGTTGAAGGTCTTAAATTTACAGCAAACGCGGCTATCGATAAGTTGATAAAAAATACTAAAAGATGGGAAATTCCATGGACGCTTTATGAAAGAGGAAGTGGATTTGAAGCTGATGGTGTAACGCCAGTATTAGTGCCTAATCAAAGGGGGCCAGCGGAACCAAATCTAAATCTTGGAAATGTTAATCAACTTAATATTTTATTAGGAGGAATTGGTACCTATGAAAAACAATGGGGCGATCACTCTGCTACTATTTTAGCAGGTGTTAATAGAGAAACTATTGAGGGAGATGACTTCAATGCTTATAGAAGGTATTTCTTATCTCCAGCTATTGACCAATTATTTGCAGGTGGTGATGCCGAAAAGAATAATGGAAGTGGGAATGATACTTTTGAAAGAGCCCGTCTAAATTATTTTGGAAGGGTGGCTTATAACTATAAAGAGAAGTATTTAGCTGAGTTTCTTTGGAGAAATGACGGTTCTTACATCTTTCCTGAAGAAACAAGATTTGGCTTCTTTCCAGGAGTGTTAGCAGGATGGGTAATGTCTGAAGAGAGTTTTATTAAAAACATTCCAGCCATTACGTACTTAAAATTGAGAGGTTCTTGGGGGCAAATGGGTAATGATAATATTTATTATGACGATGAACTTCAAGAATATCAGTTCTTGTCAACTTATGGTTTTGATAGTTACATTATTAATGGAGCAGAAACTAAAACACTCTATGAAACACGTGTACCAAACCCAGGAATTACGTGGGAGGTTGCTAACAATTCTAACATAGGTATAGAAGGGGATCTTTTTAAGAGTTCTTTATTTTTCGAGTTTGATTTGTTCTACAATAAAAGAACTAATATTCTTTGGAGAAAAAATGCTTCAGTTCCTCAAAGTACTGGATTATCTCTTCCTGCTGAAAACATTGGAGAGGTTGCCAATAAAGGATTTGATATTAATATCGGTTACAGAGGTAATGCAGGAGATGTTAAGTATCAAGTAAGTGTAAACGGTGGCTATGCCAAGAATAAGATTCTTTTCTGGGATGAAGCTCCAGGAGCTCCAGATTGGCAAAAATCTACAGGTAAGCCTATCAATACTTTCTTAGTTTATCAGTATGATGGTGTATTTAAAGACCAAGCAGAAATTGACGGTAATCAGTTAGATTATTCAGCATTGGTAAATACACTAAGACCTGGTGATATGAAGTATCAAGATTACGATGGTGATGGTAAAATTACACCAGACGATAGAGTAAGAATGGACTTTAACAATATTCCTCTTTTTCAAGGTGGAGCTAACTTGTCAGTTTCTTACAGAGCTTTCGACTTATCTGTATTAATTCAAGGAGCTTTTGGTGCTAGACAATACATCAGTGCTGGAGAGTCTGGAAATATTGGTAACTACTTCTTAGATATTTATGAGAACAGATGGTCTGTGGATAATCCAAGTAGTGTTGACCCTAGAATTGCCAACAGAAGTGACCAGTATTATTCTAATGGTAACACTTATTGGTTTAGAAAAGCTGATTATATCCGTTTGAAAAACTTCGAATTAGGATTTACGTTACCATCAACGGTTAGCTCTAAACTTGGTTTGAGTAACTTAAGAGTTTATGCTAATGGACTTAACTTATTCGATTTTATGAATAAGCTTAAAGTGTTAGACCCTGAATCGGATTCTTCTACAGGTCAGTATTACCCTCAAGCAAGAGTGTTAAATACTGGTATTTCAGTAACATTTTAA
- a CDS encoding 3-keto-disaccharide hydrolase: MKNVSLLALIIISIIGCKPETPKEEWESLFNGQNLDGWDIKISGHELNDNFKNTFIVEDSIIKVNYAEYDTFTHEFGHLYYKVPYSKYRLRMQYRIFGELTPGSPYYAEANSGVMLHAQSAASQQLNQDFPASIEMQFLSRIDSSDRATGNLASPGTHVIRDNKLYTDHMMYATGKTFEDQWVNVEAIVLGDSVVHHVVEGDTVLTYYNPQIGGWEKDTTDRWLKDKTWVKKMAGTPLKEGYIALQAEGHPVWFRNIEILDLSKPNNSNGSE, translated from the coding sequence ATGAAAAACGTAAGCCTACTAGCTCTAATTATCATTTCCATAATTGGTTGTAAACCTGAAACCCCAAAAGAAGAGTGGGAATCACTATTTAATGGCCAAAACCTAGACGGATGGGACATAAAGATTTCAGGTCATGAACTAAATGACAACTTCAAAAACACATTTATAGTAGAAGACAGCATCATAAAAGTAAATTATGCCGAATACGACACTTTCACTCACGAATTTGGACACCTCTATTATAAGGTACCTTACTCTAAATATAGATTAAGAATGCAGTACAGGATTTTTGGCGAACTAACCCCTGGAAGTCCATACTATGCTGAAGCCAATAGCGGCGTCATGCTGCATGCACAATCTGCCGCTAGTCAGCAGTTAAATCAAGATTTTCCTGCATCAATAGAAATGCAGTTTCTTTCAAGAATTGACAGCAGCGACAGAGCCACAGGAAACCTTGCATCTCCTGGCACACATGTCATACGCGACAATAAATTATACACTGACCATATGATGTACGCTACCGGCAAAACATTTGAAGACCAATGGGTCAATGTGGAAGCTATAGTTTTAGGTGACTCTGTAGTTCATCATGTAGTAGAAGGAGACACGGTTCTTACCTATTATAACCCTCAAATAGGAGGCTGGGAAAAAGACACCACAGACAGATGGTTAAAAGATAAAACTTGGGTCAAAAAAATGGCAGGAACTCCTCTAAAAGAGGGATACATAGCTCTACAAGCAGAGGGACACCCTGTATGGTTTAGGAATATTGAGATTCTTGATTTATCAAAACCCAACAATTCTAATGGTTCAGAATGA
- a CDS encoding heme exporter protein CcmB, with product MKEIIALLGKEFTLEWRNKYAFNGMILYLVSTVFICYLSFRIKSNSLTPPVWNTLFWIIILFTAINAISKSFAQEHKNRQPYYYSLANPEAIILSKLIYNFILMLILTFVGFGIYILFLENPVQDLPLYATSLALGALGFSGILTLVAGIASKAENTGSLMALLSFPIIIPMLLMLMRLSKNAMDGLAFFVSKDEIWTLVSIDTIVIALSFVLFPYLWKS from the coding sequence ATGAAAGAAATTATTGCACTTTTGGGTAAAGAATTCACCTTGGAATGGCGTAATAAATACGCCTTCAATGGGATGATACTCTACTTGGTATCCACTGTTTTCATTTGCTATTTAAGCTTCAGGATTAAGTCAAACTCACTGACTCCGCCAGTATGGAATACGCTTTTTTGGATAATCATTCTTTTTACTGCCATTAATGCCATTTCGAAAAGTTTTGCTCAAGAGCATAAAAACAGACAGCCTTATTACTATTCGCTAGCTAATCCAGAGGCCATTATTCTGTCCAAATTGATTTATAATTTTATTTTAATGCTTATCCTGACTTTTGTAGGCTTTGGCATTTATATATTATTCTTAGAAAATCCCGTTCAAGATTTACCTTTATACGCCACTTCTTTAGCACTGGGGGCCCTTGGGTTTTCTGGAATACTAACATTAGTAGCAGGCATTGCTTCAAAAGCGGAAAACACAGGTTCATTGATGGCACTTTTAAGTTTCCCTATCATAATTCCTATGTTATTGATGCTTATGAGGCTATCAAAAAACGCCATGGATGGCCTAGCTTTCTTTGTAAGTAAAGACGAAATTTGGACCTTGGTATCTATTGATACCATTGTAATAGCTTTAAGTTTTGTGCTTTTCCCATATCTATGGAAAAGCTAA
- the ccsA gene encoding cytochrome c biogenesis protein CcsA yields the protein MTLKNTWWKALGALLICYASIAGLVGNVPRLPILNETIRNVYFHVPLWFAMMTLMSISMYKSFQYLRKGDISLDHEAYSFAQVALVFGVLGFTTGAVWGNFTWGSPLPLDPKLIAVEIGMLIYAAYFILRGSFDDEQKKARLSAIYNIFAFAAFMPLVWILPRVTDSLHPGNGGNPAFGKYDMDSSMRMVFYPAVIGWILIGIWISNIKHRIEKLEYAKKEQ from the coding sequence ATGACCTTAAAAAATACGTGGTGGAAAGCTTTGGGAGCACTCCTAATTTGCTACGCATCAATAGCCGGCCTTGTAGGCAATGTACCTCGTCTACCCATTCTTAATGAAACCATCAGAAACGTTTATTTTCATGTTCCACTGTGGTTCGCCATGATGACTCTAATGAGTATTTCGATGTATAAGTCGTTTCAATATTTAAGAAAAGGTGATATTTCTTTAGACCACGAGGCCTACTCGTTTGCTCAGGTAGCACTTGTTTTTGGAGTGCTTGGGTTTACTACTGGTGCCGTGTGGGGGAATTTCACTTGGGGTTCGCCCCTTCCATTAGACCCTAAATTAATTGCTGTAGAAATAGGTATGCTTATTTATGCAGCGTACTTCATTTTAAGAGGGTCTTTTGATGATGAACAAAAGAAAGCAAGACTTTCGGCCATCTATAACATTTTTGCCTTTGCGGCTTTTATGCCATTAGTTTGGATTTTGCCAAGAGTGACAGATTCCCTTCACCCAGGAAACGGTGGAAACCCTGCTTTTGGAAAATATGACATGGATAGTTCCATGAGAATGGTTTTCTACCCAGCAGTTATAGGATGGATACTAATTGGTATTTGGATAAGCAATATCAAACACAGAATTGAAAAATTAGAATACGCTAAAAAAGAACAATAG
- a CDS encoding CcmD family protein — MIYNLIMGIFLMLQQDIEMADNLRSDGKFWIVIMVVAVVTLGIIIYLFTLDRKVRKLEELQNK; from the coding sequence ATGATATACAATTTAATCATGGGCATTTTTTTAATGCTTCAGCAAGACATAGAAATGGCAGACAACCTGCGTTCTGATGGTAAATTTTGGATTGTTATTATGGTGGTAGCCGTGGTAACTCTTGGAATTATCATCTACCTTTTTACGTTAGATAGGAAAGTGAGAAAACTGGAAGAACTTCAAAACAAATAA